In one window of Frigoriglobus tundricola DNA:
- a CDS encoding thioredoxin family protein gives MFRTPLIRTAVPVIVILVSTAPPAAAQEVRWRHDYSAARREAAETGRPLLLDFGTEACVWCRKLDATTFRDPNVAKLLNDRFIPVKIDANQEPKLTAALSIDSFPTLVLASANGKVIGRHVGYADAAQLTTLLNKAPAPVRPAAVGTPEPGADGAKGSKERLDADLAALHREIAAGLDR, from the coding sequence ATGTTCCGAACGCCCCTCATCCGGACGGCCGTGCCGGTCATCGTGATCCTGGTGTCTACCGCCCCCCCGGCGGCGGCGCAGGAGGTGCGCTGGCGACACGATTATTCGGCCGCGCGGCGCGAGGCGGCGGAGACCGGGCGCCCGCTCCTGCTCGATTTCGGCACAGAAGCGTGCGTGTGGTGCCGGAAACTCGATGCCACCACGTTCCGCGATCCGAACGTCGCGAAGCTCCTGAACGACCGGTTCATCCCGGTGAAAATCGATGCGAACCAGGAACCGAAACTCACGGCCGCGTTGAGCATCGACAGCTTTCCGACGCTCGTTCTGGCGAGCGCTAACGGCAAAGTGATCGGGCGTCACGTGGGCTATGCGGACGCGGCGCAACTCACCACGCTGTTGAACAAGGCGCCGGCACCGGTTCGTCCCGCGGCCGTGGGCACACCCGAACCGGGTGCGGATGGGGCGAAGGGATCAAAGGAGCGGCTCGACGCCGATCTCGCGGCTCTTCACCGCGAGATCGCCGCGGGTCTTGATCGGTAG
- a CDS encoding DUF2252 family protein — protein MDVVAATAGYEAWLAMFCPLNVPDLTYKHAQMADANDAFPFFRGTYYRWATLWPAACPELAAAPRVLAIGDLHVENFGTWRDADGRLCWGINDFDEADHLPYTDDLVRLAVSARLVRKAGALNTKTADACRAILDGYRGALAAGGTPFVLEERHTELRAVATATERDPVRYWAKLTKLLDDPAVSPPPDAQAVLLRGLPTEGLNPAFRFRPRAGMGSLGRPRYVAIADWSGGRVCREAKAIAPAATVWASGSTETTSKMAEAVARAVRAPDPFYRAEGGWVIRRLAPHCSRIGLDSLGKVDAGRVLTAMGAETANVHLGTAKAGATVLADLAHRPTGWLEAAARKMTDVITQDWTAWRAPHRSKA, from the coding sequence ATGGACGTCGTTGCCGCGACAGCAGGATACGAAGCCTGGCTCGCGATGTTCTGCCCCCTGAACGTCCCGGACCTGACGTACAAGCACGCCCAAATGGCGGACGCGAACGACGCGTTCCCCTTTTTTCGGGGCACGTACTACCGGTGGGCGACGCTCTGGCCCGCCGCCTGTCCGGAGCTCGCCGCCGCCCCGCGCGTGCTGGCCATCGGCGACCTGCACGTCGAAAACTTCGGCACCTGGCGCGACGCCGACGGGCGGTTGTGCTGGGGGATCAACGATTTCGACGAAGCCGATCACCTGCCCTACACCGACGACCTCGTTCGGCTCGCCGTGAGCGCCCGACTCGTGCGTAAGGCCGGCGCGCTCAACACCAAAACCGCCGACGCGTGTCGGGCGATTCTCGATGGCTACCGCGGCGCGCTCGCGGCCGGAGGGACGCCGTTCGTACTCGAAGAGCGACACACCGAATTGCGCGCGGTGGCCACCGCCACCGAACGCGACCCCGTCCGCTACTGGGCGAAGCTGACCAAGCTGCTCGACGATCCGGCCGTGAGTCCCCCGCCCGACGCCCAAGCCGTTCTCCTACGCGGTCTACCGACCGAGGGGCTGAACCCGGCGTTCCGCTTCCGCCCCCGGGCCGGAATGGGCAGCCTCGGGCGCCCGCGGTACGTCGCCATCGCCGATTGGAGCGGCGGGCGCGTGTGTCGGGAGGCGAAGGCGATTGCCCCGGCGGCAACCGTTTGGGCGTCCGGCTCAACGGAGACGACCTCGAAGATGGCCGAAGCGGTCGCACGGGCGGTGCGGGCGCCGGACCCGTTCTACCGTGCCGAGGGCGGGTGGGTGATCCGGCGGCTCGCACCTCACTGCTCGCGGATCGGGCTCGACAGTCTCGGCAAGGTCGATGCGGGCCGGGTCCTTACCGCGATGGGTGCGGAGACCGCGAACGTCCACCTCGGGACCGCAAAAGCCGGCGCGACCGTTCTCGCCGACCTGGCCCACCGCCCGACGGGCTGGCTCGAAGCCGCAGCGCGAAAGATGACCGACGTAATCACTCAGGATTGGACCGCCTGGCGTGCGCCGCACCGCTCAAAAGCGTAG
- a CDS encoding cyclic nucleotide-binding domain-containing protein → MTEQELAPGHVFFRPGDPGELAYLIQTGQVELLSGAPETSTRVALFEAGEVFGEMALIEERPRVRTARAVTAVRVTAMTRDEFEHLLTHDPVRTRQYLRSLFERLRTLTARLAGEVEVASPEPSDLGTALVRSAPPSPVELPKDPSAPAGWVVVLHPLSRKAAETLPDQGLLVTRFPLRIGRATAANEPEAFDLNDVWLLDNKPYNISRNHCEIAVDRHGIVVRDRGSQLGCIVNDEMIGGRVILADARLHPGDNVLVLGPRMSPYQFRVTVTPA, encoded by the coding sequence ATGACCGAGCAGGAACTGGCACCCGGCCATGTGTTCTTCCGCCCCGGTGATCCCGGCGAGTTGGCGTACCTCATCCAGACCGGCCAGGTCGAACTTCTGAGCGGCGCCCCCGAAACCTCCACGCGAGTCGCGCTGTTTGAGGCGGGTGAGGTGTTCGGCGAGATGGCCCTGATCGAGGAGCGGCCGCGGGTGCGCACGGCCCGCGCGGTGACCGCCGTTCGGGTCACGGCGATGACCCGCGACGAATTCGAACACCTGCTCACGCACGACCCGGTCCGCACGCGCCAATACCTGCGCTCCCTCTTCGAGCGGCTCCGCACGCTGACCGCTCGGCTCGCGGGGGAGGTCGAGGTCGCCAGCCCGGAACCGTCCGATCTGGGAACGGCTCTCGTGCGATCGGCCCCCCCTTCCCCGGTCGAACTCCCCAAAGATCCGAGTGCGCCGGCCGGGTGGGTCGTGGTCCTTCACCCTCTGTCGCGTAAGGCCGCCGAGACCCTTCCGGATCAGGGGCTCCTGGTCACCCGCTTCCCGCTCCGAATCGGCCGCGCGACGGCCGCGAACGAGCCGGAAGCGTTCGACCTCAACGACGTGTGGTTGCTCGACAACAAGCCCTACAACATCTCGCGCAACCATTGTGAAATTGCCGTTGACCGACACGGGATCGTGGTCCGCGATCGCGGCAGCCAGCTCGGGTGCATCGTCAACGACGAGATGATCGGCGGCCGGGTCATTCTCGCCGACGCGCGGCTCCATCCGGGTGACAACGTGCTGGTACTCGGTCCCCGGATGTCGCCGTATCAGTTCCGCGTCACCGTCACCCCCGCTTGA
- a CDS encoding S9 family peptidase: MSRYCFPVVVCLVAPFTVLGIDPKVSTPPVAKKVQHESTIHNDTRTDNYFWLRDKKDPEVIKYIEAENAYTAAVMRPTEPFQATLYKEMLGRIKQTDLSVSTRDRGYFYYTRTVEGKQYPIVCRKKGSLDAHEEVLLDGNELARGEKFFSLGSTDVSPDGTKLAFTTDTTGFREYVLSVKDLTTGKLLESKLVRAASSAWAADSKTLFYVTEDHAKRAYKLWRHTVGTPKDKDAALFEEKDELYRLGVRLSRDRKYLFRSSASATTTEQWYLASDSPDGEWKVIHPREEKHEYTADHRDGLFYIRTNRGGATNFKVVTCKVGEHDPKEWKEFVAYNPDVMVGSVGVYQDHVVVAEREAGLPHLRVIDLKMRHAHRIAFTEPVYEASGGSSPEFETASIRFTYTSLVTPPEVYEYDMNSRERKLLKRTEVVGGYDAANYTSERIHATAPDGTRVPISLVYKKGLKKDGTAPVLLYGYGSYGATIPVGFNSSRLSLLDRGVVYALAHIRGGSDLGRQWYEAGKMGKKKNTFTDFIACADHLVTEKYGSRDRMVIQGGSAGGLLVGATINFRPDVCKAAVLQVPFVDVINTMLDASLPLTVPEYLEWGNPNKSDEYEYMKSYCPYTNLAAKAYPAVLVTTSLNDSQVLFHEPTKYVAKLRTLKTDANPLLLKCNMDGGHGGASGRYDALKETAFVTAFVLDQMGIKEGK, from the coding sequence ATGTCGCGCTATTGCTTCCCGGTGGTCGTTTGCCTCGTGGCACCGTTCACCGTGCTGGGGATCGATCCGAAGGTATCGACCCCACCGGTCGCCAAAAAGGTTCAGCACGAAAGCACGATTCACAACGACACGCGGACCGACAACTACTTCTGGCTCCGCGACAAGAAGGACCCGGAGGTCATCAAGTACATCGAAGCGGAAAACGCCTACACCGCGGCCGTCATGAGGCCCACGGAGCCGTTTCAGGCCACGCTTTACAAGGAGATGCTGGGCCGCATCAAGCAAACCGATCTGTCCGTTTCGACCCGCGACCGCGGGTACTTCTACTACACCCGCACCGTCGAGGGGAAGCAGTACCCGATCGTCTGTCGGAAGAAGGGGAGCCTCGACGCGCACGAAGAGGTGCTGCTCGACGGCAACGAGCTGGCGCGGGGGGAAAAGTTCTTCAGCCTCGGGTCCACGGACGTGAGCCCGGACGGAACCAAGTTGGCGTTCACTACGGACACGACGGGTTTCCGCGAATACGTGCTCTCGGTCAAGGATCTGACCACCGGGAAACTGCTGGAAAGTAAGCTCGTTCGGGCCGCGTCGTCGGCATGGGCGGCCGACAGCAAAACGCTCTTCTACGTCACCGAGGACCACGCCAAGCGGGCTTACAAGCTCTGGCGACACACCGTTGGCACGCCAAAGGATAAGGACGCGGCGCTGTTCGAAGAGAAGGACGAGCTGTACCGGCTCGGCGTCCGACTGTCGCGGGACCGGAAGTACCTGTTCCGGTCGTCCGCCAGCGCCACGACTACCGAGCAGTGGTACCTGGCGAGCGACTCACCGGACGGCGAATGGAAGGTGATACACCCGCGTGAAGAGAAGCACGAGTACACCGCCGATCACCGTGACGGACTGTTTTACATCCGCACGAACCGGGGCGGCGCGACGAACTTCAAGGTCGTCACGTGCAAGGTCGGTGAACACGACCCGAAGGAGTGGAAGGAGTTCGTTGCGTACAACCCGGACGTGATGGTCGGTTCGGTCGGCGTGTACCAGGATCACGTGGTCGTCGCCGAGCGCGAGGCCGGGCTGCCGCACCTGCGGGTGATCGACCTCAAGATGCGCCACGCGCACCGGATCGCGTTCACGGAACCGGTGTACGAGGCGTCCGGCGGCAGCAGCCCCGAGTTCGAGACGGCGAGCATCCGGTTCACGTACACGTCGCTGGTCACGCCGCCGGAGGTGTACGAGTACGACATGAACTCGCGCGAGCGGAAGCTCCTCAAGCGAACCGAGGTGGTCGGCGGCTACGACGCAGCGAACTACACTTCGGAGCGAATCCACGCCACGGCCCCGGACGGCACCCGGGTGCCGATCTCGCTGGTCTACAAGAAGGGCCTGAAGAAGGACGGCACTGCCCCGGTGCTGCTCTACGGGTACGGCTCCTACGGCGCGACGATCCCGGTCGGATTCAATTCGTCGCGGCTGAGTCTGCTCGACCGCGGGGTGGTTTACGCCCTCGCCCACATCCGCGGCGGGAGCGACCTGGGCCGGCAGTGGTACGAGGCCGGGAAGATGGGCAAGAAGAAGAACACCTTCACGGACTTCATCGCCTGCGCCGACCACCTCGTCACCGAAAAGTACGGCAGTCGGGACCGGATGGTGATCCAGGGCGGCAGCGCCGGCGGGCTGCTGGTCGGTGCGACGATCAACTTCCGCCCGGACGTGTGCAAGGCGGCGGTCCTCCAGGTGCCGTTCGTGGACGTCATCAACACGATGCTCGACGCGTCCCTGCCGCTGACGGTGCCCGAGTACCTGGAGTGGGGCAACCCGAATAAGTCAGACGAGTACGAGTACATGAAGTCTTACTGCCCGTACACGAACCTGGCGGCGAAGGCGTACCCGGCCGTCCTGGTGACCACCTCGCTGAACGACAGCCAGGTCCTGTTCCACGAACCGACGAAGTACGTCGCCAAGTTGCGGACGCTCAAGACGGACGCGAACCCGCTCCTCCTGAAGTGCAACATGGACGGCGGGCACGGCGGGGCGAGCGGGCGGTACGATGCCCTGAAGGAGACCGCCTTCGTGACCGCGTTTGTCCTCGATCAGATGGGCATCAAAGAGGGGAAGTAA
- a CDS encoding DUF1501 domain-containing protein, protein MHLPHRHTIGINRRELLQVGYSGLLGVGMSSFARAVAKDTPSLSSGKKPKSLLIVFLTGAASHIETFDPKPDAPPEIRGEYKHIQTRTPGLLASEHMPKIAARSHLYSVVRSLAHHDNNHLVATHHVLTGHMQPGAFFDKIASRDDFPNYAGGLSYFRKPPEGTPCGVNLPTYLMEGPLLWPGQYAGFLGPKHDVMQISKDPNAADFKVENLRPSAGMDVTQMKDRMALLNAVNGQQRWLAEQAETRKITDQQQQALAVLTSGKVAKAFDIDREPVAVRERYGRHAFGQSCLLARRLIEAGVPVVQANMGRVQNWDSHGGLFNRLKKDLLPPLDSGVSALLDDMNDRGLLEDTMVMMLGEFGREPKINKDGGREHWAPCFSGLFAGAGVRGGQVIGKSDKTAAHPATTHYSPDDIGATVYSVLGIDPHSEVTDRLGRPVQLNRGRVIRPLFDGAAE, encoded by the coding sequence TTGCACCTTCCTCACCGCCACACCATCGGCATCAACCGTCGAGAACTGCTGCAAGTTGGCTATTCTGGGCTACTTGGCGTCGGGATGTCCTCGTTCGCCCGTGCCGTGGCAAAGGACACGCCGTCGCTCTCGTCGGGCAAGAAGCCGAAATCGCTGCTGATCGTGTTCCTCACCGGTGCAGCGAGTCACATCGAGACGTTCGACCCGAAGCCGGACGCTCCGCCTGAAATTCGCGGCGAATACAAGCACATTCAGACCCGCACGCCGGGCCTGCTCGCGTCCGAGCACATGCCGAAGATCGCCGCGCGGTCGCACCTCTACTCCGTGGTCCGCTCCCTCGCGCACCACGACAACAACCACTTGGTTGCGACGCACCACGTTCTCACCGGTCACATGCAGCCGGGGGCGTTTTTCGACAAGATCGCGTCGCGTGACGACTTCCCGAACTACGCCGGCGGGCTGAGCTACTTCCGCAAGCCGCCCGAAGGTACACCGTGTGGCGTCAACCTGCCCACGTACCTCATGGAAGGCCCCTTGCTCTGGCCCGGCCAGTACGCGGGTTTTCTGGGGCCGAAGCACGACGTGATGCAGATCAGCAAAGACCCGAACGCCGCCGACTTCAAAGTGGAGAACCTGCGTCCGTCGGCCGGTATGGATGTGACGCAGATGAAGGACCGAATGGCCCTTCTCAACGCGGTGAACGGGCAGCAGCGCTGGCTCGCGGAGCAGGCCGAAACCCGCAAGATCACCGATCAGCAGCAGCAGGCGCTCGCGGTGCTCACGTCGGGCAAGGTGGCCAAGGCGTTCGACATCGACCGGGAGCCGGTGGCCGTGCGCGAGCGGTACGGCCGGCACGCGTTCGGTCAGTCGTGCCTCCTGGCGCGGCGGCTCATTGAAGCCGGCGTGCCCGTCGTTCAGGCGAACATGGGCCGCGTGCAGAACTGGGACAGCCACGGCGGGCTGTTCAACCGCCTGAAGAAGGACCTGCTCCCGCCCCTCGATAGCGGTGTGTCGGCCCTGCTCGACGACATGAACGACCGCGGGCTGCTCGAAGACACAATGGTGATGATGCTGGGCGAGTTCGGCCGCGAGCCGAAAATCAACAAGGACGGCGGGCGCGAACACTGGGCGCCCTGTTTCAGCGGGCTGTTTGCCGGGGCCGGCGTTCGGGGCGGGCAGGTGATCGGCAAGAGCGACAAGACCGCCGCGCACCCGGCCACCACGCACTACTCGCCCGACGACATCGGCGCGACCGTCTACTCGGTGCTCGGTATCGACCCGCACTCCGAGGTCACGGACCGCCTCGGCCGGCCGGTGCAGCTCAACCGCGGCCGGGTCATCCGCCCGCTGTTCGACGGCGCCGCCGAGTGA
- a CDS encoding TIGR03067 domain-containing protein, with amino-acid sequence MTRFTLIACFVLAGAAARAADPVADEVKKLQGEWQVVEVEAKGKKVAKDDAEAKSMRFLIKDTELVVRAADGGGAERKKTFKLDPAKTPKEIDVTSLDGQEKDTTAACIYKLEKDRLTICMPYFTKDPSRRPTEFKAGADDGLMLITMVRVKAK; translated from the coding sequence ATGACCCGTTTTACGTTGATCGCCTGCTTCGTCCTCGCCGGAGCAGCGGCCCGGGCCGCCGACCCCGTGGCCGACGAGGTGAAGAAGTTGCAAGGAGAGTGGCAAGTGGTCGAGGTCGAGGCCAAGGGCAAGAAGGTGGCCAAGGACGACGCCGAGGCGAAGAGCATGCGGTTCCTGATCAAGGACACCGAACTGGTGGTCCGGGCCGCCGACGGCGGCGGAGCCGAACGGAAGAAGACGTTCAAACTCGACCCGGCCAAGACCCCCAAGGAGATTGACGTCACTTCGCTCGACGGGCAGGAGAAGGACACCACGGCCGCATGCATCTACAAACTGGAGAAGGACCGGCTGACGATCTGCATGCCGTACTTTACGAAAGACCCGAGTCGGCGCCCGACCGAGTTCAAAGCCGGAGCCGATGACGGCCTCATGTTGATCACGATGGTGAGGGTTAAGGCCAAGTGA
- a CDS encoding 3-oxoacyl-ACP synthase III family protein, translating into MSSERPASRPKCRSLMGVRVVGTGKYVPDMVVGNDHLHARLGFDSDWIVKRTGILERRHAAAHQATSDLCVEAATDLFAKAGRTAKDCDLLVLGTFTPDMSFPSTACLVQDRLGLVGPAIEVEAACAGFMYALVTAAAYVKAGVSDRALVIGGDTNSRVLDPKDIKTYPLFGDGAGAVFVEPAGPEQGILAYSMGSEGSGGPLLQRVACGSRTPVTPELIAEGKHFMHMDGYAVFKWAVNILCDTIREVLEEARLTVEDVSLFVVHQANIRIINAAIDSLNIPRAKVFNNLEKYGNTSAGSIPIALDEAAEAGRFKEGDIVVLSGFGAGLAWGTAVLRW; encoded by the coding sequence ATGAGCAGTGAGCGACCAGCGTCCAGACCGAAGTGCCGGTCCCTGATGGGCGTCCGGGTCGTCGGAACCGGCAAGTACGTCCCGGACATGGTGGTCGGCAACGACCACCTCCACGCCCGGCTCGGGTTCGATTCCGACTGGATCGTGAAGCGCACCGGCATCCTGGAGCGCCGCCACGCGGCCGCGCATCAGGCGACCTCGGACCTGTGCGTCGAAGCCGCCACGGACCTCTTCGCCAAAGCCGGCCGCACCGCCAAGGACTGCGATCTGCTCGTACTGGGCACTTTTACCCCGGACATGTCGTTCCCGTCCACCGCGTGCCTCGTGCAGGACCGGCTCGGACTGGTCGGGCCGGCGATCGAGGTGGAGGCCGCCTGTGCGGGGTTCATGTACGCACTGGTGACGGCCGCTGCCTACGTCAAAGCGGGCGTGAGCGACCGGGCGCTGGTGATCGGCGGCGACACGAACAGCCGCGTGCTGGACCCGAAGGACATCAAGACCTACCCGCTGTTCGGCGACGGGGCCGGGGCGGTGTTCGTCGAACCCGCGGGGCCGGAGCAGGGCATTCTGGCCTACAGCATGGGGTCGGAGGGCTCGGGCGGTCCGCTCTTGCAGCGCGTCGCGTGCGGGAGCCGTACCCCCGTCACCCCGGAACTCATCGCCGAGGGCAAGCACTTCATGCACATGGACGGCTACGCGGTGTTCAAGTGGGCCGTCAACATCCTGTGCGACACCATCCGCGAAGTGCTGGAAGAGGCCCGGCTGACGGTCGAGGACGTGTCGCTGTTCGTCGTCCACCAGGCGAACATCCGCATCATCAATGCGGCGATCGACTCGCTCAACATCCCGCGGGCGAAAGTGTTCAACAACCTCGAAAAGTACGGCAACACGTCGGCCGGCAGCATCCCCATCGCGCTGGACGAGGCAGCGGAAGCGGGGCGCTTCAAAGAGGGCGACATCGTCGTGCTGAGCGGCTTCGGCGCCGGGCTCGCGTGGGGCACGGCCGTCCTGCGCTGGTGA
- a CDS encoding DNA polymerase III subunit gives MSWDRIRGQDAARRALLTAIDSNRLGQAYLFVGPDGVGKRLFARELAKAFLCTKPPSKMAACDRCPACAQVEAESHPDLLFLRTPEGKHELPVAAMREFCANLARKPTHGSRKIGIVEDADDFNEESANSFLKTLEEPPPGTLLLLLGTGTDRQLPTILSRCQIVRFAPLTDADVSAILAERGIDDPVKRDRLARLGGGSAARALALDDDSIWEVRQKLVEGLTGPRPSFQPLAEVWAKFHEDAGKDKTAAQRMRASLVLKFLIEVVDRALKISLGVHISGADAVEAGRLRTFADRVGTDGLVELLDKCVEADFHVERRVQLILVVESVLEKFTRPGTRPSIS, from the coding sequence ATGTCATGGGACCGCATTCGCGGGCAGGACGCGGCCCGGCGCGCGTTGCTCACGGCCATCGATTCCAACCGGTTGGGACAGGCGTACCTGTTTGTCGGGCCGGACGGGGTCGGGAAGCGCCTGTTCGCGCGCGAACTGGCCAAGGCGTTCCTGTGCACGAAGCCGCCATCGAAGATGGCGGCCTGCGATCGCTGCCCGGCGTGCGCGCAAGTGGAGGCCGAGTCGCACCCCGATCTGCTGTTTCTCCGCACGCCCGAGGGAAAGCACGAACTGCCCGTCGCCGCGATGCGCGAGTTCTGCGCCAACCTGGCACGCAAACCGACACACGGATCGCGGAAAATCGGCATCGTCGAGGACGCCGACGATTTCAACGAGGAATCGGCCAACTCGTTTCTCAAAACACTCGAGGAACCGCCGCCGGGTACGCTCTTGTTGCTGCTCGGCACCGGCACCGACCGCCAGTTGCCCACGATCCTCTCGCGGTGCCAGATCGTTCGGTTCGCGCCCTTGACGGACGCCGACGTGTCGGCGATTCTCGCGGAACGCGGAATCGACGATCCGGTGAAACGCGACCGGCTCGCCCGGCTCGGCGGGGGAAGCGCCGCGCGGGCACTCGCGCTCGATGACGATTCGATCTGGGAGGTGCGGCAGAAACTGGTCGAGGGCCTGACCGGGCCGCGGCCGAGTTTCCAGCCGCTCGCCGAAGTGTGGGCGAAGTTCCACGAGGACGCGGGCAAAGACAAGACCGCCGCGCAACGAATGCGGGCGTCGCTCGTCCTGAAGTTCCTGATCGAAGTCGTCGATCGTGCGCTGAAAATCTCACTCGGTGTACACATTTCGGGCGCTGATGCGGTCGAGGCGGGTCGGCTGAGAACGTTTGCCGATCGCGTCGGGACCGACGGGTTGGTGGAACTCCTGGACAAGTGTGTTGAGGCGGATTTTCACGTCGAACGGCGGGTGCAGTTGATCCTGGTGGTCGAGTCGGTATTGGAGAAGTTCACGAGACCCGGTACTCGCCCCTCGATTTCCTAA
- the tmk gene encoding dTMP kinase: protein MPKPAFISLDGLDGTGKSTQCRLLVEWLTAQRVPVTACTDPGGTPLGQELRKLLLFGRDHTISTTTEAMLFMASRAQLVDEIIRPALDGGQVVVSDRFLLANVVYQGHAGGLNAADLWTVGRFVTGGLEPDLTLVFDLPPDVAVSRRNRAADRMEDRGEDYVTRVRTGFNYEAGMRPDRHRIIDATPDADAVQKVVRREVGRLLTERGWSLQE, encoded by the coding sequence ATGCCGAAACCCGCGTTCATTTCACTCGACGGCCTCGACGGGACCGGCAAATCGACCCAGTGCCGGTTACTGGTCGAGTGGTTGACCGCGCAACGGGTGCCGGTGACGGCGTGTACCGACCCCGGCGGCACGCCGCTCGGGCAGGAGCTTCGCAAGTTGCTGCTCTTCGGGCGCGATCACACGATCTCCACGACAACCGAAGCCATGCTGTTCATGGCGTCGCGTGCGCAGCTGGTGGACGAAATCATCCGCCCGGCCCTGGACGGCGGCCAGGTGGTCGTTTCGGACCGCTTCCTGCTGGCGAACGTCGTCTACCAGGGGCACGCGGGCGGACTGAACGCAGCCGACCTTTGGACCGTGGGCCGGTTTGTAACGGGCGGCCTCGAACCGGATCTGACCCTCGTCTTCGACCTGCCACCGGACGTTGCGGTCTCGCGGCGCAACCGTGCGGCCGACCGGATGGAGGACCGCGGTGAGGACTATGTCACGCGGGTCCGGACGGGCTTCAATTACGAAGCCGGAATGCGGCCGGACCGGCACCGGATTATCGACGCGACTCCCGACGCCGATGCCGTCCAAAAAGTGGTGCGGCGGGAGGTGGGTCGATTGCTCACGGAGCGCGGGTGGAGCCTCCAGGAGTAA
- a CDS encoding lipoyl domain-containing protein — protein sequence MKEPRNAAITVPELGVPRAAFSLWHVRIGDRVTEGDRVAEVLIPGAVFDISAPASGIFTERTVQPGDALRPGQVIGAVREDD from the coding sequence GTGAAGGAACCCCGGAACGCGGCAATCACGGTGCCTGAACTCGGTGTGCCACGGGCGGCGTTCAGTCTGTGGCACGTCCGCATCGGGGACCGCGTCACGGAGGGCGATCGCGTCGCCGAGGTTCTCATTCCCGGTGCGGTGTTCGACATCTCCGCACCGGCCAGCGGCATCTTTACAGAACGGACCGTTCAACCCGGCGACGCCCTCCGCCCCGGTCAGGTGATCGGGGCCGTTCGCGAAGACGACTGA
- the lipA gene encoding lipoyl synthase, translated as MRSLTVLDSVPAPPRAGGRLPEWLKRPLPAGNGNNFTAHLIEDLKLETVCESARCPNRPECWSRRTATFMIMGNLCTRTCSFCSVPKGAPEQLEDDEPARLAEAAARLGLKHVVITSVTRDDLPDGGADHFVRCIGAVRSRLPGAAVEVLTPDFLGDGAAIDAVTDANPEVFNHNLETVPRLHRVVRGRATYARSLDLLDRVKRRAPHMVTKAGLMLGIGETIDELFEVFADLRAIRCDVLTLGQYLAPTPKHIPVRRFVSPAEFDSLAATARLLGFKQVVAGPYVRSSYHADEMVRP; from the coding sequence ATGCGATCCCTCACGGTTCTTGACTCGGTTCCCGCCCCCCCGCGCGCCGGGGGCCGGCTCCCGGAGTGGCTGAAGCGCCCCTTGCCCGCGGGCAACGGGAACAACTTCACCGCGCACCTGATCGAAGACCTGAAGCTCGAAACGGTGTGCGAGAGCGCCCGGTGCCCGAACCGGCCGGAGTGCTGGTCGCGGCGCACCGCCACGTTCATGATCATGGGCAACCTCTGCACCCGCACGTGCAGCTTTTGCTCCGTGCCCAAGGGCGCGCCCGAACAGCTCGAAGACGACGAACCGGCCCGTCTGGCCGAGGCCGCGGCCCGGCTGGGGCTGAAGCACGTCGTGATCACGTCCGTCACCCGGGACGACCTGCCCGATGGTGGCGCGGACCACTTCGTGCGGTGCATCGGGGCCGTTCGCAGCCGCCTTCCGGGCGCGGCGGTGGAGGTGCTGACCCCCGATTTCCTCGGCGACGGGGCGGCGATTGATGCCGTGACGGACGCGAACCCCGAAGTCTTCAACCACAACCTCGAAACGGTGCCCCGGTTGCACCGGGTCGTCCGCGGGCGGGCGACGTATGCGCGGAGCCTCGACCTGCTGGACCGCGTGAAGCGCCGCGCACCTCACATGGTCACCAAGGCCGGATTGATGCTGGGGATCGGCGAGACGATTGACGAATTGTTCGAGGTGTTCGCCGACCTCCGCGCGATCCGGTGCGACGTCCTCACGTTGGGCCAGTACCTCGCGCCGACCCCTAAGCACATTCCGGTCCGCCGGTTCGTGTCGCCGGCCGAGTTCGATTCACTCGCCGCTACCGCGCGGCTCCTGGGATTCAAGCAGGTTGTGGCCGGTCCGTACGTGCGGTCCAGCTATCACGCGGACGAGATGGTGCGGCCGTGA